A genomic stretch from Hymenobacter psoromatis includes:
- a CDS encoding cation diffusion facilitator family transporter, protein MSASPGLKRRLGLLSLVVSIVLVFTKFYAYRLTLSQVVLTDALESIINVFTSGFALYSLYLADLPKDENHPYGHGKIEYLSVGFEGALIFIAGIFILYSATLSFLHPHPVARPDWGVALLAGTAVVNLGLGMWLVRAGRRVQSVALAGDGKHLYLDALTSIVSSAALVLVQLTGIIRFDAGAALALGAFILFNGYQLVRSSVSGLMDESDLSTVAEVIAELQRLRRPCWIDVHNLRVQRYGANLHIDCHMQMPYYLSLEKVHTEIHEVEELIRARFAAVEIEMFVHADPCSFAACSLCHMPGCPVRRHAFEHEVEWDIHNAVKDERHHLAK, encoded by the coding sequence ATGTCCGCATCGCCTGGCCTCAAGCGCCGCCTGGGCCTGCTCTCGCTGGTCGTGAGTATCGTCCTGGTTTTTACCAAGTTCTACGCCTACCGCCTCACCTTATCGCAGGTGGTACTCACGGACGCGCTGGAGAGCATTATCAACGTGTTTACCAGCGGCTTCGCGCTGTACAGCCTCTACCTGGCCGACTTGCCCAAGGACGAAAACCACCCCTACGGCCACGGCAAAATCGAGTATTTGTCGGTGGGCTTCGAGGGCGCGCTGATTTTTATCGCCGGCATATTTATCCTGTACAGCGCCACGCTGAGCTTTCTGCACCCGCACCCGGTGGCGCGGCCCGATTGGGGCGTGGCGCTGCTGGCGGGCACGGCGGTGGTCAATTTGGGGCTGGGCATGTGGCTGGTGCGGGCCGGGCGGCGGGTGCAGTCGGTGGCGCTGGCGGGCGATGGCAAGCACCTCTACCTCGACGCGCTCACGAGCATCGTGTCGTCGGCGGCGCTGGTGCTGGTGCAGCTCACGGGCATCATCCGCTTCGACGCGGGCGCGGCGCTGGCGCTGGGCGCTTTTATCTTATTCAATGGCTACCAGCTGGTCCGAAGCTCCGTGTCGGGCCTCATGGACGAGAGCGACCTCTCGACCGTGGCCGAAGTAATCGCCGAATTGCAGCGCCTGCGCCGACCCTGCTGGATAGATGTGCATAACCTGCGCGTGCAACGCTACGGCGCTAACCTGCACATTGACTGCCACATGCAGATGCCCTACTACCTCTCGCTGGAAAAAGTCCACACCGAAATCCACGAGGTCGAGGAATTGATTCGGGCGCGTTTCGCGGCCGTGGAAATTGAAATGTTCGTGCACGCCGACCCGTGCTCCTTCGCCGCCTGCTCGCTGTGCCACATGCCCGGCTGCCCCGTGCGCCGCCACGCGTTCGAGCACGAAGTTGAGTGGGACATTCACAATGCGGTGAAGGACGAGCGGCACCATTTGGCGAAATAG
- a CDS encoding ferredoxin, with amino-acid sequence MKNAPVENRAVLDALARCVAACEYCADACLSEDNIKMMVGCIRTDRDCADICRVTAAFIARNSAHAPHIMKECIELCQKCHDECAKHQHDHCKQCAEACKACLEACKSYQA; translated from the coding sequence ATGAAAAATGCCCCTGTTGAAAACCGCGCCGTCCTCGATGCCCTGGCCCGCTGCGTAGCCGCCTGCGAATACTGCGCCGACGCCTGCCTCTCGGAAGACAATATAAAGATGATGGTCGGCTGCATCCGTACCGACCGCGACTGCGCCGACATCTGCCGGGTCACGGCCGCCTTCATCGCCCGCAACTCGGCCCACGCGCCCCACATCATGAAAGAGTGCATCGAGCTGTGCCAGAAGTGCCACGACGAATGCGCCAAGCACCAGCACGACCACTGCAAGCAGTGCGCCGAGGCCTGCAAAGCCTGCCTCGAAGCCTGCAAGAGCTACCAGGCATAA
- a CDS encoding peptidase S9, with the protein MHIYFPGFLVVALLVSGAASAQSQPALTAADYARAERFMGYNTQALIDGSAGQPHWLANDRLWYRVLTARGSEFILVDPARKTRTVAFDHAKLAAALSAASGTAYEAGRLPFRDLDFSDDEKGFAFAAGGKSWNYDIVSGKVSPGAKPAAALSANADNEINSPDGRLAAFIKDDNLWVRDTKSGQLTQLTTDGAKNYGYATDNAGWTHSDAPVLRWSPDSRKIATFRQDQRQVSDMYLVTTNVGAPKLKTWKYPLPGETIATIERVIIDVNPAKVVRLQVAPDPHRGTLSDDISSSGTFDDVDWSADGSQLAFVSTSHDHKQERLRVADAATGAVREVMTETVPTQYESGQGAINWRYLPKTKEVIWYSERDNWGHLYLYDATTGKVKHQITKGNWVVTKLLRVDEQKRQLYFLADGREPANPYFTQLYRIGLDGKGLTLLTPEAGNHQVALSPSGRYFVDTYSQPDKPGATVLRAADGKLLATLEKTDISRLTATGWKAPTPITVKGADGQTDLYGLLFTPTTLEPGKKYPIINYIYPGPQGGGVGSWSFSAARSDHQALAELGFVVVVIEGSCNPLRSKSYHDACYGNMYENTLADQVAGMKQLAQRYPYIDLARAGIWGHSGGGYAAAAAMFRYPDFFKVGISESGNHENRNYEDDWAERYLGLLKTNPDGTTNYDNQANATFAKNLKGKLLLAHGLMDDNVPPANTLLLVEALTRANKSYDLVVFPNARHGYGAYSPYMTRRRWDYFVQNLAGATPPPNYEMTPRPDPRNAAQ; encoded by the coding sequence ATGCACATCTATTTTCCGGGCTTTCTAGTGGTGGCGCTCCTCGTTTCGGGGGCCGCTTCGGCCCAATCGCAGCCCGCCCTCACGGCTGCCGACTACGCGCGCGCCGAGCGCTTTATGGGTTACAATACCCAGGCCCTGATTGATGGCAGCGCCGGCCAGCCCCATTGGCTGGCCAACGACCGGCTGTGGTACCGAGTGCTGACGGCGCGGGGCAGCGAGTTTATCCTCGTGGACCCGGCCCGCAAAACCCGCACCGTGGCCTTCGACCATGCCAAGCTGGCGGCCGCGCTTTCCGCGGCCAGCGGCACCGCCTACGAGGCGGGCCGGCTGCCGTTTCGCGACCTCGATTTTTCGGATGATGAGAAGGGCTTTGCCTTCGCGGCCGGCGGCAAAAGCTGGAACTACGACATCGTGAGCGGCAAGGTGAGCCCCGGCGCCAAGCCGGCCGCTGCGCTCAGCGCCAATGCCGACAATGAAATCAACTCGCCCGATGGCCGGCTGGCGGCGTTCATAAAGGACGACAACCTGTGGGTGCGCGACACGAAAAGCGGTCAACTCACCCAGCTCACCACCGACGGGGCCAAGAACTACGGCTACGCCACCGACAACGCCGGCTGGACGCACAGCGACGCCCCCGTGCTGCGCTGGTCGCCCGACTCGCGCAAAATCGCCACCTTCCGGCAGGACCAGCGCCAAGTGAGCGATATGTACCTGGTGACCACCAACGTGGGCGCGCCCAAACTGAAAACCTGGAAATACCCGCTGCCCGGCGAAACCATCGCCACCATCGAGCGGGTAATTATCGACGTAAATCCGGCCAAAGTGGTGCGCCTGCAAGTGGCCCCCGACCCGCACCGCGGCACGCTCTCGGATGATATTTCGAGCAGCGGCACGTTTGACGACGTGGACTGGAGCGCCGACGGCAGCCAGCTGGCGTTCGTATCTACCTCGCACGACCACAAGCAGGAGCGGCTGCGCGTGGCTGACGCCGCTACCGGCGCCGTGCGCGAGGTGATGACCGAAACCGTGCCCACGCAGTACGAGTCGGGCCAGGGCGCCATCAATTGGCGCTATTTGCCCAAAACCAAGGAGGTCATCTGGTATTCGGAGCGCGATAACTGGGGCCATCTCTACCTCTACGACGCCACCACTGGCAAGGTCAAGCACCAGATTACCAAGGGCAACTGGGTGGTGACCAAGCTACTGCGCGTGGATGAGCAGAAGCGCCAGCTCTACTTCCTGGCCGATGGCCGCGAGCCGGCCAACCCCTACTTCACCCAGCTCTACCGCATCGGGCTCGATGGCAAGGGCCTGACCCTGCTCACGCCCGAAGCCGGCAACCACCAGGTGGCGCTATCGCCCTCGGGCCGCTACTTCGTGGACACCTACTCGCAGCCCGACAAGCCGGGCGCAACAGTGCTGCGCGCCGCCGATGGCAAGCTGCTGGCGACGCTGGAAAAGACCGATATTTCGCGCCTTACCGCCACCGGCTGGAAAGCTCCTACCCCTATCACGGTGAAAGGTGCCGATGGGCAGACTGATTTATATGGGCTACTATTCACGCCCACCACGCTGGAACCCGGCAAGAAGTACCCGATTATCAACTACATCTACCCCGGCCCGCAGGGCGGCGGCGTGGGCAGCTGGTCGTTTTCGGCGGCCCGCAGCGACCACCAGGCGCTGGCCGAGCTGGGCTTCGTGGTGGTGGTGATTGAAGGTAGCTGCAACCCGCTGCGCTCGAAAAGCTACCACGATGCCTGCTATGGTAATATGTATGAGAATACGCTCGCGGACCAGGTGGCCGGCATGAAGCAGCTGGCGCAACGCTACCCCTACATCGACCTGGCGCGGGCCGGTATCTGGGGGCACTCGGGCGGCGGCTACGCGGCGGCGGCGGCCATGTTCCGCTACCCCGATTTCTTCAAAGTAGGCATCTCGGAATCGGGTAACCACGAAAACCGCAACTACGAGGACGACTGGGCCGAGCGCTACCTCGGCCTGCTCAAAACCAACCCCGACGGCACCACCAACTACGATAATCAGGCCAACGCCACCTTCGCCAAAAACCTGAAAGGCAAGCTGCTGCTGGCCCACGGCCTCATGGACGACAACGTGCCGCCCGCCAATACGCTGCTCTTAGTGGAAGCCCTCACCCGCGCCAACAAGAGCTACGACCTGGTAGTGTTTCCGAACGCCCGGCACGGCTACGGGGCCTACTCGCCCTACATGACCCGCCGCCGCTGGGACTACTTCGTGCAGAACCTGGCCGGCGCTACCCCCCCGCCCAACTACGAGATGACGCCCCGGCCCGACCCGCGCAACGCGGCGCAGTAG
- a CDS encoding AraC family transcriptional regulator, with product MATPPPYRFQTITEYCRRANLPAPAHPLLSVIDLATLAPLPAHEPVSFVTDFYVISLKKNFGAKMRYGQQAYDFDEGMLSFVAPNQVFSVEFDADQGRRHAGWVVVVHPDFLWNTPLAKKIKQYEYFNYSVNEALHLSEREEGTITAIIQHMAHEYLANPDKFSQDVIIAQLEVLLTYSERFYQRQFLTRKIANHALLQRLDTVLTDYLRGGALPQAGLPTVQYVADQLHVSPTYLSSLLTVLTGHSTQYHIHEKVLEKAKTQLATTDLSVSEIAYALGFEHPQSFSRLFKAKTNRSPLAFRQSFN from the coding sequence ATGGCCACCCCGCCGCCGTACCGCTTCCAAACCATCACGGAGTACTGCCGGCGGGCCAACCTGCCCGCGCCCGCGCACCCGTTGCTCAGCGTCATCGACCTGGCCACCCTGGCGCCGCTGCCCGCCCACGAGCCGGTCAGCTTCGTCACCGATTTTTACGTCATTTCCCTGAAAAAGAACTTCGGGGCCAAGATGCGCTACGGCCAGCAGGCGTATGATTTTGACGAAGGCATGCTGTCGTTCGTGGCTCCCAACCAGGTCTTTAGCGTGGAGTTTGACGCGGACCAAGGGCGCCGCCACGCGGGCTGGGTAGTCGTGGTCCACCCCGATTTTCTGTGGAATACGCCGCTGGCGAAGAAAATAAAACAGTACGAATACTTTAACTACTCGGTAAACGAAGCCCTGCACCTTTCCGAGCGGGAAGAGGGCACGATTACGGCCATTATCCAGCACATGGCGCACGAATACCTGGCCAACCCGGACAAGTTCAGCCAGGACGTCATTATCGCTCAGCTGGAGGTGTTACTTACTTATTCGGAGCGGTTTTATCAGCGGCAGTTCCTGACCCGGAAAATAGCGAACCACGCCCTGCTGCAACGCCTGGACACCGTGCTGACCGACTACCTTCGCGGCGGGGCCTTGCCGCAAGCTGGGCTGCCGACCGTGCAGTACGTGGCCGACCAGCTGCACGTCTCGCCCACGTACCTGAGCAGCTTACTCACGGTGCTGACCGGCCACAGCACCCAGTACCACATCCACGAGAAAGTGCTGGAAAAAGCCAAGACCCAACTCGCCACGACCGACTTGTCGGTGAGTGAAATTGCTTACGCGCTGGGCTTTGAGCACCCGCAGTCGTTCAGCCGCTTGTTCAAGGCCAAAACCAACCGCTCGCCGCTGGCCTTCCGGCAGTCGTTTAATTAA
- a CDS encoding short-chain dehydrogenase, translating into MSGKTVIITGANSGIGLATAKTLAAHGARVVLAVRSPAKGAQAAATIPGVTEVRELDLASLDSVRAFASAWDGPIDLLINNAGITAPALRRTADGFELQFGTNHLGPFALTNLLLPSIVGRVVTLASQAERMARLNFDDLNWERTPYNESRSYANSKLANLLFTAELQRRLRAAGSPVLAMAAHPGFVASNIYDQATGFVTRLMVRLLAQSSEMGALPVLYAAVAAIPGNSFAGPKDFIHMRGAPELIKSSKTAQNGELATRLWTVSEQLTGVHFALPTVVNR; encoded by the coding sequence ATGTCCGGCAAGACCGTCATCATAACCGGGGCCAACAGCGGCATCGGCCTCGCTACGGCGAAAACGCTGGCCGCGCACGGGGCCCGCGTGGTGCTCGCCGTCCGCAGCCCGGCCAAAGGCGCGCAGGCCGCGGCCACCATTCCCGGCGTGACGGAGGTGCGGGAACTCGACCTCGCCAGCCTGGATTCGGTGCGCGCCTTCGCGTCTGCCTGGGATGGCCCGATTGACTTGCTCATCAACAACGCCGGCATCACGGCCCCCGCCCTCCGCCGCACGGCCGACGGGTTCGAACTCCAATTCGGTACCAACCACCTCGGCCCCTTTGCCCTGACCAACCTGCTGCTGCCTTCTATCGTTGGCCGGGTGGTGACCCTGGCTTCCCAGGCCGAACGCATGGCCCGCCTCAACTTTGACGACCTCAACTGGGAACGGACCCCTTATAATGAGTCCCGCTCGTATGCGAACTCGAAGTTAGCCAACCTGCTGTTCACCGCCGAACTCCAGCGCCGCCTCCGCGCCGCCGGCTCGCCCGTCCTCGCGATGGCCGCGCACCCCGGGTTTGTGGCCTCAAACATTTACGACCAGGCAACTGGGTTCGTCACCCGCCTGATGGTGCGCCTGCTGGCCCAGAGTTCGGAAATGGGCGCGCTCCCGGTGCTCTACGCAGCCGTCGCCGCCATTCCGGGCAACAGCTTTGCCGGGCCGAAGGATTTTATCCACATGCGCGGGGCTCCTGAGCTTATCAAAAGCTCCAAAACCGCCCAGAACGGAGAACTCGCCACGCGGCTCTGGACTGTCTCCGAGCAGTTGACCGGGGTTCATTTCGCCTTGCCGACCGTCGTAAACCGGTAA
- a CDS encoding dehydrogenase: MGLQIAKDLVTHGFTVLVGSRNLERGQAAAQEIGADAIALQLDVTDRGSIAAAAARIRRELGRLDVLIQNAAISNTRKGQLSLQEYAQISQPSNASLDEVRAVWETNVFGVLAVYQALLPLLREAPAGRIVNVSSGAGSLTWMGDPANPYHKAFGPVYPASKTALNALTVAMAIELESTGIKVNAVSPGFTKTALNGYEGTETVEEGAREAVRVALLGPDGPTGTFTHATLGTLPW; the protein is encoded by the coding sequence ATCGGCCTACAGATAGCCAAAGACCTCGTCACCCACGGCTTCACGGTGCTGGTCGGCTCGCGCAACCTCGAGCGCGGCCAGGCGGCCGCCCAGGAGATTGGGGCGGACGCTATCGCGCTCCAACTCGACGTGACGGACCGCGGGTCCATCGCCGCCGCCGCCGCCCGCATCCGCCGCGAGTTGGGCCGCCTCGACGTGCTGATTCAGAACGCGGCTATCTCCAATACGCGCAAGGGCCAGCTGTCCCTCCAGGAGTATGCGCAAATATCCCAGCCCAGCAATGCCTCCCTGGATGAGGTGCGGGCCGTGTGGGAAACTAACGTGTTCGGCGTGCTGGCCGTGTACCAGGCGCTGCTGCCCCTGCTGCGCGAGGCCCCGGCCGGCCGCATCGTCAACGTGTCGAGCGGCGCGGGCTCGCTGACCTGGATGGGGGACCCGGCTAACCCCTACCACAAGGCCTTCGGCCCCGTCTACCCAGCCTCCAAGACGGCGCTCAACGCCCTGACGGTGGCGATGGCCATCGAACTCGAATCGACCGGCATCAAGGTCAACGCCGTCTCTCCGGGCTTCACCAAGACGGCCCTCAACGGCTACGAGGGCACGGAAACGGTGGAGGAAGGAGCCCGTGAGGCCGTGCGCGTGGCCCTGCTCGGCCCGGACGGTCCGACCGGCACGTTTACGCACGCTACCCTCGGAACGCTCCCCTGGTAG